The Vallitalea okinawensis genome window below encodes:
- a CDS encoding helix-turn-helix domain-containing protein, which produces MFKSKYFKSLVYYGLILGIIPTVVIAGLLYVFSSNIILKQVTRNNNLLLNQTMMRVNDVLIRADRSLLPFVQRPDLQSLLINDVNYNLFEELNATSLEMSALLIPDTGVENVAFVSVNHNWMMTSRGVIDDGYGVDWEQAANELLNGSNSVWVQNKGRFPFTYHANIEIENEDNNSVILIKKTPPTAVRDFGLLALEVPNSFLRKLLGNGTEGRQVLLLDENNAIITVQSDMGYGSYEYVISQIDFNSIDKDSDAYVMKVNGKQYSIEYTKSAYNGWTYLSITDVGLLTKDAKTLGQTIAILVFMMMILIIIVTFIESKKIYLPINNLWHTVVDEDQNRISIRKYDEIKQIDTQFSLLKSNNEAMELELINMRSQLKEYFIIKLLKGRMAEEEIQNQMTLYGYDQELKLMSIVVCTIDTFEDTGYTPIDSDRLLFMINKIISRILKDHIMLIPIVDDLNQVTIFKSDTPTVKNHNYSIKNRVTYIQQVILRELGIQVSFGISNAYHSYQDIYKAYSEAKEALLYQIQYGYSSILFNHEVHRTEKRHIDYPTKLEEQLLISIREEDYTASIIHVEEFINTILCGDQHSTELKINVIRLVIAILNMLQNIGVADQFLNSLEGDIFEITNKFTNKKEMNDWLSRSVVFNVIKILENNNKDKNIKIYQQLVNIINNEFKTDITIEECANRLGYHPNYLRRIFKKEMGVNFSEYLKNYRMAQAKLWLKTTNMKIAEIAMALQYNNAQNFIRSFKKMYDMTPGMYRKAKTIVNDNS; this is translated from the coding sequence GTGTTTAAGTCTAAATATTTCAAAAGTCTAGTCTACTATGGTTTGATATTGGGGATTATTCCAACAGTGGTCATTGCAGGCTTATTATATGTATTTTCTTCTAATATCATTTTGAAGCAAGTTACACGAAATAATAACCTTCTACTCAATCAAACAATGATGAGGGTTAATGATGTACTTATTCGGGCTGATCGTTCACTACTACCTTTCGTGCAGAGACCAGATCTCCAGTCACTACTTATAAATGATGTCAACTATAACTTGTTTGAAGAACTTAATGCAACAAGTCTAGAAATGTCAGCACTTTTAATACCAGATACAGGTGTCGAGAATGTTGCATTTGTAAGTGTTAATCATAATTGGATGATGACGTCAAGGGGAGTAATTGATGATGGGTATGGTGTAGATTGGGAACAAGCGGCTAATGAACTTTTGAATGGATCCAATTCGGTGTGGGTTCAAAACAAAGGTAGATTTCCATTTACTTATCATGCCAATATTGAAATTGAAAATGAGGATAATAACAGTGTCATTCTGATTAAAAAAACACCACCTACAGCAGTGCGAGATTTTGGTCTATTAGCCTTGGAAGTTCCAAACAGCTTTTTAAGGAAATTACTTGGTAATGGTACAGAAGGAAGGCAAGTACTGCTCTTAGACGAAAATAACGCGATTATTACGGTCCAAAGTGATATGGGCTATGGATCTTATGAGTATGTTATATCACAGATTGACTTTAATAGCATTGACAAAGACAGTGACGCATATGTGATGAAAGTTAATGGAAAGCAGTACAGTATTGAGTACACTAAATCAGCTTATAATGGTTGGACATATTTATCAATTACAGATGTTGGATTATTGACAAAGGACGCAAAGACATTAGGACAAACCATTGCCATTTTAGTATTTATGATGATGATCCTAATTATTATCGTCACGTTTATTGAATCAAAAAAGATTTACCTACCCATAAATAATCTATGGCATACAGTAGTTGATGAAGATCAGAATAGGATATCCATCAGAAAATATGATGAGATAAAACAGATTGATACTCAATTTAGTTTGCTCAAGTCGAATAATGAAGCGATGGAATTAGAATTGATTAATATGAGAAGTCAGTTAAAAGAGTATTTTATAATCAAATTATTAAAAGGTCGCATGGCTGAAGAAGAAATACAGAATCAAATGACTTTATATGGCTATGATCAAGAATTGAAGTTAATGAGTATCGTTGTTTGCACTATTGATACTTTTGAAGATACAGGTTATACACCTATTGATTCTGATAGATTATTATTTATGATCAACAAAATCATATCTAGAATATTAAAAGATCATATTATGCTAATACCAATAGTAGATGATCTTAATCAAGTGACTATCTTTAAAAGTGATACTCCAACAGTGAAGAATCATAATTACTCAATTAAAAACAGGGTTACTTACATTCAACAAGTAATATTAAGGGAATTGGGTATACAGGTTAGTTTTGGGATAAGTAATGCATATCATTCTTATCAAGATATTTATAAAGCATATAGTGAGGCTAAGGAAGCATTGCTTTACCAAATTCAATATGGTTATAGTTCAATATTATTTAATCATGAAGTTCATCGTACTGAAAAGCGTCATATTGACTATCCAACCAAACTAGAAGAACAACTGCTTATATCTATTAGGGAAGAGGATTATACTGCTTCTATTATTCATGTTGAGGAGTTTATTAATACTATTTTATGTGGTGATCAACATTCAACTGAATTAAAAATTAATGTCATAAGATTAGTCATTGCAATCCTAAATATGCTGCAGAATATAGGGGTAGCTGATCAGTTTCTTAACAGCCTAGAAGGTGATATCTTTGAAATTACCAATAAGTTCACAAATAAGAAAGAGATGAATGACTGGCTATCAAGATCTGTTGTTTTCAACGTTATAAAAATATTAGAGAACAATAACAAGGACAAAAATATAAAAATCTACCAACAATTAGTTAACATTATTAATAATGAGTTTAAAACAGATATAACAATTGAAGAGTGTGCTAATAGATTAGGTTATCATCCGAATTATTTGAGACGAATCTTTAAAAAAGAAATGGGTGTTAATTTTAGTGAATATCTTAAAAACTACCGTATGGCACAAGCAAAACTATGGCTTAAAACAACTAATATGAAGATAGCTGAGATAGCTATGGCTCTACAATATAATAATGCTCAGAATTTTATACGAAGCTTTAAAAAAATGTACGATATGACACCTGGGATGTACCGTAAAGCTAAAACCATAGTCAATGATAATTCATGA
- a CDS encoding ABC transporter permease has translation MIVIKMREVLRETNYTRISNSYCKSIYKERWMYIMLIPGIIYFLLFKYGPMFGLVMAFENYQPYLGFINSEWVGFEHFIRFFNEPAFWLLFKNTLILAILNVVFFFPTPILLSLLLNEIHITWFKRLSQTLIYIPHFLSWVVIAAITYTFMTVDGGIVNNYLTSNGLESISVLTNPTAFRPMILIQVIWKEAGWGTIIFLAAITGIDPELYSAADVDGAGRLRKLWHITLPGIRSTIIIMLILRMGAFLNTGFEQLLLMVNALNREVGEVFDTYVYTVGVQQGQFSYTAAVGFFKSFVSLLLIISTNNLAKMFGEEGIY, from the coding sequence ATGATTGTGATAAAAATGAGGGAAGTTTTAAGAGAGACAAACTATACTAGAATATCAAATTCATATTGTAAAAGCATTTATAAAGAGAGATGGATGTATATCATGCTGATTCCTGGAATTATATATTTTCTGTTATTTAAATACGGACCCATGTTTGGTCTCGTTATGGCTTTTGAAAACTATCAGCCTTACCTCGGCTTTATTAATAGTGAATGGGTTGGTTTTGAGCATTTTATACGTTTCTTTAATGAACCTGCATTTTGGTTACTTTTTAAAAACACCCTTATATTAGCTATCCTCAATGTTGTTTTTTTCTTCCCGACTCCCATTCTTTTATCTCTTTTACTTAATGAAATACATATTACTTGGTTTAAAAGGTTAAGTCAAACATTAATCTATATACCTCACTTTCTATCCTGGGTCGTTATAGCAGCCATCACCTATACATTTATGACTGTTGATGGTGGTATCGTTAATAATTATTTAACTTCCAATGGATTGGAAAGTATCAGTGTTTTAACGAACCCCACAGCCTTTCGCCCTATGATTTTGATTCAAGTTATTTGGAAAGAAGCTGGTTGGGGAACAATTATTTTCTTAGCAGCTATAACAGGTATTGATCCAGAGTTATATAGTGCTGCAGATGTTGATGGCGCAGGTCGCTTAAGAAAATTGTGGCATATAACCCTACCAGGAATTCGCTCGACAATTATTATTATGTTAATCCTTCGTATGGGCGCATTTCTCAATACTGGGTTTGAACAATTACTACTAATGGTAAATGCACTTAATCGAGAAGTTGGTGAAGTATTTGATACCTATGTATATACAGTTGGTGTTCAACAAGGTCAATTCAGTTACACTGCGGCTGTTGGTTTTTTTAAATCATTTGTATCCTTACTATTAATTATTAGTACCAATAACCTTGCCAAAATGTTTGGTGAAGAAGGCATCTATTAG
- a CDS encoding carbohydrate ABC transporter permease, translating into MALIRSLVSRLFDIFNYILLGTISLTAVLPFVYVIVASFTPPEILAKNQFILIPKEISFEAYEYIFSTSTITRALLVSISITIIGTFFNIIMTVLMAYPLAYKPLKGRKILLFMITFTMMFSGGIIPSYMVIQKLGLMNSYAALILPSSISAFNLIIFKNFFQGLPNELSESAKIDGCNDLFILFRIILPISLPLIATFVIMYGVAHWNSWFGAVLYMNDSKKWPIQVVLRQIITSASGIGDSESTEMGIIVPPQSVRMCTITIATVPILCIYPFLQKYFTKGLMIGSVKG; encoded by the coding sequence ATGGCATTAATACGTTCACTTGTATCAAGACTTTTTGACATATTTAACTACATATTACTAGGAACTATATCATTAACTGCGGTATTACCATTTGTTTACGTCATTGTAGCTTCATTTACCCCGCCTGAAATACTAGCAAAAAATCAGTTTATATTGATTCCCAAAGAAATTTCATTTGAAGCATACGAATACATATTTTCCACTAGCACCATTACAAGAGCTCTTTTAGTTTCTATTAGCATTACTATAATAGGTACATTTTTTAATATCATTATGACAGTACTCATGGCTTATCCACTAGCTTATAAGCCACTAAAAGGTCGTAAAATATTATTATTTATGATTACCTTTACAATGATGTTTTCTGGAGGAATTATTCCCTCTTATATGGTGATTCAAAAGTTGGGGTTAATGAATAGTTATGCAGCATTAATTTTGCCAAGTAGTATCAGTGCATTCAATCTTATAATTTTTAAAAACTTTTTTCAAGGATTACCTAACGAACTTTCTGAATCTGCAAAGATTGATGGATGCAATGACCTATTTATTCTATTTAGAATTATACTACCCATATCATTACCACTTATAGCTACATTTGTTATTATGTACGGGGTTGCTCATTGGAACTCATGGTTTGGTGCTGTCTTATATATGAATGATAGTAAAAAATGGCCTATCCAGGTAGTTCTACGACAAATCATAACTTCTGCATCAGGAATTGGTGATAGTGAATCAACAGAAATGGGGATAATTGTTCCTCCTCAAAGTGTCAGAATGTGTACGATTACAATAGCAACAGTACCAATCCTATGTATTTACCCTTTTTTACAAAAATATTTTACAAAAGGACTAATGATAGGCTCTGTGAAAGGGTAG
- a CDS encoding extracellular solute-binding protein has protein sequence MFRTKGVKRFLSILCTTILLVIILAGCGSTDEQVLGTSDQKDNGTVTETKTSEKENVAPEKASIMIPLYSAEAPPKDSPIYGMINEITKAELDIQFIPSDSYNEKINVAIASNELPDTFVITDFKGSTFVNAARSGMFWDMTDYLPHTQYLSKNYDEVTLYNASLDGRHYMLPRSRVLVRNSVNYRVDWLEKLGLEAPSTPDEIYEVAKAFAEQDPDENGIDDTIGFITGVSPSNSSIGGLSNIVVAYGGPFVWGEDDNGELKPNFFFPAYKDALEWYKKLYDEGLLNKDFAAVSGNRIYEIMNAEQAGLNIANCDELVNRFDPLLKLKAKDNPDIKLEDIFGFTAGPLSNNGGEIKLPAGRGFWGGFAFPKTTLETEDRMLEVLNIVDMFDSPEAKDLLRWGVEGIHYERVDGKAKQTDDIPLYTKEVDPFAQLLVTGRLTPNTPGILPFMSEKVEIYYADNAKHALSDLTGPLISDTAAQKGAQLEKIVNDASIKYIMGIIDLTEWEKSIEEWQKQGGDDIIREYNSQK, from the coding sequence ATGTTTAGAACTAAGGGCGTAAAGAGATTTTTATCTATTTTATGTACAACGATTTTACTTGTTATTATTTTGGCAGGATGTGGAAGTACAGATGAACAAGTCTTAGGTACATCTGATCAAAAAGATAATGGTACAGTTACAGAAACAAAAACGAGTGAAAAAGAAAATGTTGCACCTGAAAAGGCATCTATTATGATCCCACTATATTCTGCTGAGGCACCACCAAAAGATAGTCCTATATACGGAATGATTAATGAGATTACCAAAGCAGAATTAGATATTCAATTTATACCATCTGATTCTTATAATGAAAAAATAAACGTTGCCATAGCTTCGAATGAGTTACCTGATACCTTTGTTATAACTGATTTTAAGGGATCTACTTTTGTGAATGCAGCTCGTTCAGGTATGTTTTGGGATATGACTGATTATCTGCCTCATACACAATATCTATCTAAAAATTATGATGAAGTAACTCTATATAATGCTTCACTTGATGGGCGTCATTATATGTTACCACGTAGTCGAGTATTGGTTAGAAATTCAGTTAACTACCGAGTTGATTGGCTGGAGAAATTAGGCTTAGAAGCGCCTTCTACACCTGATGAAATCTATGAGGTAGCTAAAGCTTTTGCTGAACAAGATCCAGATGAGAATGGTATAGATGATACCATCGGATTTATTACTGGTGTCAGTCCTTCTAATTCAAGCATCGGAGGACTATCAAACATTGTAGTAGCTTATGGTGGACCATTTGTTTGGGGAGAAGATGACAATGGTGAGTTAAAACCAAACTTTTTCTTTCCTGCATATAAGGATGCTTTAGAGTGGTATAAAAAATTATACGATGAAGGTCTTTTAAACAAGGACTTTGCAGCAGTATCAGGTAACCGTATATATGAAATCATGAATGCAGAACAAGCTGGATTGAATATAGCCAATTGTGACGAGCTTGTTAATCGCTTTGATCCACTCTTAAAGCTTAAAGCAAAAGATAATCCCGATATAAAACTTGAAGATATTTTTGGTTTTACAGCTGGTCCATTAAGTAATAACGGTGGTGAGATAAAATTACCTGCAGGAAGAGGTTTTTGGGGTGGTTTTGCATTCCCGAAAACAACGTTAGAAACAGAAGACAGAATGTTAGAAGTTCTAAACATTGTCGATATGTTTGACTCACCTGAAGCTAAAGATTTGCTTCGGTGGGGTGTTGAGGGTATCCACTATGAACGAGTAGATGGAAAAGCAAAGCAAACTGATGACATTCCATTATATACAAAAGAGGTTGACCCATTTGCTCAGTTACTTGTTACTGGTAGATTAACACCAAACACCCCTGGTATATTACCATTTATGAGTGAGAAAGTTGAGATATATTATGCTGATAATGCTAAACATGCACTTTCTGACCTTACAGGTCCACTCATTTCAGATACAGCAGCACAAAAAGGTGCTCAACTTGAGAAAATTGTAAACGATGCTAGCATTAAATATATCATGGGGATTATTGACTTAACAGAATGGGAAAAGAGTATAGAAGAATGGCAAAAACAAGGTGGAGATGATATTATTAGAGAATATAATTCGCAAAAATAA
- a CDS encoding DUF4003 family protein, with product MKLEYEKKIELMMSNFESLRNAFKWEHDLASHLIALNCAIRGKELDIQKIKDIKSYIKSETGMFSPFRGVSSYVISGLLSVGQKNPTEAVNSMLANEKILKSTGFKNSSYLPTALYTLENVYDGVDVNHFSKKAMTIYREMKDNHPFLTSGDDYALAILLASADRQLNALEKYYDMLNEFGFRKSNGLQMLSHILAFSDKDIRDNVVRCEKVYAFLKSQGVKVYSEYYPALGVISLLDDEKDEILDDLVEVLNFIKNQKGYKWLGKGMNLLIASAIITSEYIENKSNDTLVSTTLSISIEAIIAAQQAAMITAISAATVAAASN from the coding sequence ATGAAATTAGAGTATGAAAAAAAGATAGAGTTGATGATGTCTAATTTTGAGTCGTTACGTAATGCTTTTAAGTGGGAGCATGACCTAGCCTCTCATCTCATTGCGCTAAACTGTGCTATAAGAGGAAAAGAATTGGATATACAAAAGATTAAAGATATAAAATCGTATATTAAGAGCGAAACAGGGATGTTTTCTCCCTTTAGAGGGGTTAGCAGCTATGTAATTAGTGGACTACTCAGTGTTGGTCAAAAAAATCCAACTGAAGCAGTTAACTCCATGTTAGCTAACGAGAAAATACTTAAATCTACTGGTTTTAAGAATTCGAGTTACCTACCAACTGCTCTATATACCCTTGAAAATGTATATGATGGAGTAGATGTAAATCACTTTTCTAAAAAAGCGATGACTATTTACCGAGAGATGAAGGACAACCATCCTTTCCTCACCAGTGGTGATGATTATGCGCTTGCAATACTACTAGCCAGTGCAGACCGTCAACTAAATGCATTAGAAAAGTATTATGATATGCTTAATGAATTTGGGTTTAGAAAAAGTAATGGGTTACAGATGCTCTCCCATATACTCGCTTTCAGTGACAAAGATATAAGAGATAATGTAGTTCGTTGTGAGAAAGTATATGCTTTCTTAAAAAGTCAAGGTGTGAAGGTATACAGTGAATATTATCCTGCTTTAGGTGTTATAAGCCTCTTAGATGATGAAAAAGATGAAATACTTGATGATCTCGTTGAAGTATTAAATTTTATAAAGAATCAAAAGGGTTATAAGTGGCTTGGGAAAGGCATGAACTTATTAATTGCTTCAGCAATCATAACGAGTGAATACATTGAGAATAAGTCAAACGACACGTTAGTATCCACAACACTTAGCATCTCAATAGAAGCTATCATAGCAGCGCAACAGGCGGCAATGATCACTGCCATCTCAGCAGCAACTGTTGCGGCAGCATCAAATTAA
- a CDS encoding permease prefix domain 1-containing protein: MKRIESYVHKLFKEIPDSETKKSIVEEIIQNLEEKVMDMMDEGKDEEDAINKALIDFGDIDDIKKELIDQYSTKNSPTKSSMRLMFSICAAGLIISLLIFMNFYYTPNVIWFVYPLFVIIWWPFIMFYRWYEQRHNHMK; this comes from the coding sequence ATGAAACGTATAGAATCTTATGTTCATAAATTATTTAAAGAAATCCCAGATAGTGAAACCAAAAAGAGCATTGTAGAAGAAATCATTCAGAATTTGGAAGAGAAAGTTATGGATATGATGGATGAAGGAAAAGATGAAGAGGATGCTATTAATAAAGCACTTATTGACTTTGGTGATATCGATGATATCAAGAAAGAACTAATAGATCAATACTCAACAAAGAACAGTCCAACTAAAAGTTCTATGAGACTCATGTTCTCAATCTGCGCCGCAGGTCTTATCATCTCATTATTGATATTCATGAATTTCTATTATACACCTAATGTTATTTGGTTTGTATATCCACTATTCGTTATAATATGGTGGCCATTTATTATGTTCTACCGTTGGTATGAGCAACGACATAATCATATGAAATAG
- a CDS encoding PadR family transcriptional regulator — translation MLSSDTIRGHLDAIILRLIIEKDRYGYEISKEILARTENMFEIKEATLYAVFQRLEKKDLIKSYHGDVTHGRKRKYYRITTLGRAYYREKIIEWETTKKVINIFMEDWE, via the coding sequence ATGTTAAGTAGTGATACTATAAGAGGTCATCTAGATGCAATCATCTTACGATTGATTATCGAGAAAGATAGATATGGATATGAGATATCTAAAGAGATATTAGCACGTACTGAGAATATGTTTGAAATAAAAGAAGCCACACTTTATGCGGTATTTCAACGTTTAGAGAAAAAAGATCTAATTAAAAGTTATCATGGAGATGTGACCCATGGGCGGAAGAGAAAATATTACCGCATAACAACACTTGGTAGGGCATATTATAGAGAAAAAATCATTGAGTGGGAAACAACTAAAAAAGTAATCAATATTTTTATGGAGGATTGGGAATGA
- a CDS encoding DUF6320 domain-containing protein — translation MKSHQNQIYNSNIKKYDECLYPMYEQDFCERRIRYPLLKLISMFLGISLLLTTIFPWYIYVATGLLGISICMQIVQHEYRKRSSKLFFIVLVMMGMVVLIDLGDGRLNWSIDYIIPLLLIGAITCIIIAMLIKHKGWEQYVGLQIYTVLIAVALNIMFMINISQTPWPSIVALVWGIGTLALMAMIFGRDYTLVLEKFLHV, via the coding sequence ATGAAATCACATCAGAATCAAATCTATAACTCTAATATCAAAAAATATGATGAGTGTTTGTACCCTATGTATGAACAGGATTTTTGCGAGAGACGAATAAGATACCCACTCTTGAAATTAATAAGTATGTTTTTAGGAATTAGTCTATTATTAACGACTATTTTTCCATGGTATATATATGTAGCTACTGGCTTATTAGGAATAAGTATATGCATGCAAATTGTTCAACATGAGTATCGCAAGAGGTCAAGTAAGTTATTCTTCATTGTATTAGTAATGATGGGTATGGTAGTTCTAATAGACTTGGGAGACGGCAGATTAAATTGGTCAATTGATTATATTATCCCTCTATTATTGATTGGTGCGATTACTTGCATTATTATAGCAATGTTAATAAAACATAAGGGATGGGAACAATATGTAGGTTTACAGATATACACAGTACTTATAGCAGTAGCCTTAAATATTATGTTCATGATAAATATATCCCAAACTCCATGGCCAAGCATAGTAGCTCTGGTGTGGGGCATTGGTACACTTGCACTGATGGCTATGATTTTTGGTAGAGATTATACATTAGTATTAGAGAAGTTTTTACATGTCTAG
- a CDS encoding condensation domain-containing protein — protein sequence MPKWFRLDNAAKIYPAFATKEDTATFRLAAILYDNINPEQLQKALESIMGRFPSMAVSMRKGLFWYYFEPNPNKPLVHLESASPCRAIDKEENNGYLFKVFYYKKRIAVECFHALTDGYGGIEFLKALVFAYIKYEYPDMEPDKMIKVAGEQINREELEDSFKAYYESDIQVKPRPRDVGAQHIVGTPMRENTIIVSHGRMSASQLNQIAKKRGATITVYLTAILIMTINNMNKQRMKVQRPIVVAVPVNLRRIFPSETMRNFSYFVNVVVKPSDNLTLDQIIQQIKKQMKEGLKKETLYTHIHHNVSFEKNIVLRLTPNFIKNLLLKQVRTYKSKKVVTTTLTNPGIIHMPEVMKAYVEHFECVLYASKPHYINTAVCSYNDHLVVSISRAMQEHNLVDYYFDYLTKESGLTVELYSNGRSENK from the coding sequence ATGCCTAAATGGTTTCGATTAGATAATGCAGCAAAAATCTATCCTGCATTTGCCACAAAGGAAGATACAGCTACTTTTCGATTGGCTGCCATTTTATATGATAATATTAATCCAGAACAATTACAGAAAGCCCTGGAGTCTATTATGGGACGATTTCCTTCTATGGCGGTGTCTATGAGAAAAGGGTTGTTTTGGTACTATTTTGAACCCAATCCGAATAAACCATTGGTCCATTTAGAATCAGCGAGTCCATGTAGGGCAATTGATAAAGAAGAAAATAATGGTTATTTATTCAAAGTATTTTATTATAAAAAAAGAATTGCAGTGGAGTGTTTTCATGCTTTAACAGATGGCTATGGTGGGATAGAGTTTCTGAAAGCACTCGTGTTTGCATATATAAAATATGAGTATCCAGATATGGAGCCAGATAAGATGATTAAAGTGGCTGGAGAGCAGATTAATCGAGAAGAGTTAGAAGATAGTTTTAAAGCATATTATGAATCAGATATTCAGGTTAAGCCTAGACCAAGAGATGTCGGTGCTCAACATATTGTGGGGACTCCAATGAGGGAAAATACTATAATAGTAAGTCATGGAAGAATGAGTGCCTCACAGTTGAATCAAATTGCTAAGAAGCGAGGAGCTACCATAACCGTATACTTGACAGCTATTTTAATCATGACCATAAATAATATGAATAAACAAAGAATGAAAGTGCAGCGACCAATTGTTGTAGCTGTCCCGGTTAACTTAAGGCGCATTTTTCCTTCAGAGACTATGAGGAATTTTTCATACTTTGTTAATGTGGTAGTAAAGCCATCAGATAACTTGACACTGGATCAGATTATTCAGCAGATTAAAAAACAGATGAAAGAAGGTCTAAAGAAAGAAACACTCTATACTCATATACATCATAACGTTAGTTTTGAAAAAAATATAGTTTTACGACTAACTCCAAATTTTATAAAAAATCTGTTACTTAAGCAGGTTCGTACCTATAAAAGCAAGAAAGTCGTTACCACTACATTAACAAATCCTGGAATAATTCATATGCCAGAGGTAATGAAAGCATATGTGGAACATTTTGAATGCGTACTATATGCATCAAAACCTCATTATATCAATACAGCTGTCTGTTCCTACAATGATCATTTAGTCGTATCTATCTCTAGGGCAATGCAGGAACATAACCTTGTTGATTATTATTTTGATTACTTAACAAAGGAATCAGGATTAACAGTAGAACTTTATTCAAATGGTAGGAGCGAGAACAAATGA
- a CDS encoding flavodoxin family protein: MKVIAFNGSPRKEGNTYHAIKIVTDELEKEGIETQIIHVGNKGIKGCMACGYCWKNKNERCAINDEVNEWIQAMKDADGIILGSPVHYSAIGGTMKSFLDRAFYVTGVNGGMLRHKVGTSVVAVRRSGGIPTFDQLNNYINYSEMIMPTSNYWNVIHGTRPGEALQDDEGVQIMRVLGKNMAWIMKLIDNGKGTIKSPEKEEKTFTNFIR, encoded by the coding sequence ATGAAAGTTATAGCATTTAATGGAAGTCCGAGAAAAGAAGGAAATACTTATCATGCAATCAAAATTGTTACAGATGAACTTGAAAAAGAGGGGATAGAAACCCAAATTATTCATGTAGGTAATAAGGGCATTAAAGGGTGCATGGCATGTGGCTATTGCTGGAAGAACAAAAATGAAAGATGTGCAATTAATGATGAGGTTAATGAATGGATTCAAGCTATGAAAGATGCAGATGGGATAATTTTAGGATCTCCTGTTCATTATTCAGCTATTGGTGGCACTATGAAATCATTTCTAGATAGAGCCTTTTATGTTACTGGTGTTAATGGTGGAATGTTAAGACATAAGGTAGGAACATCTGTTGTTGCTGTTAGACGTTCAGGTGGTATTCCTACTTTTGATCAGTTGAATAATTATATCAATTATTCAGAGATGATTATGCCTACATCGAATTACTGGAATGTTATTCATGGCACTCGACCAGGAGAAGCGTTGCAAGATGATGAAGGTGTTCAAATTATGAGAGTACTTGGTAAAAATATGGCATGGATTATGAAGTTGATTGACAATGGTAAGGGTACTATAAAATCACCTGAAAAAGAAGAGAAAACATTTACTAATTTTATACGCTAG
- a CDS encoding winged helix-turn-helix transcriptional regulator: MISYNGKEYVCALDFGFNLIKGKWKVVILCHLGNGAKRFLELQRIIDGISQKVLNQQLRSLEADGLIEKVVYPEVPPRVEYYLSEKGKELYPALKMIESWTTKHYDLYCKDEE; this comes from the coding sequence ATGATCAGTTATAATGGTAAAGAATATGTCTGTGCATTAGATTTTGGGTTTAATCTTATAAAGGGAAAATGGAAAGTCGTTATACTATGTCACCTTGGGAATGGTGCAAAAAGATTTTTAGAGCTTCAAAGAATAATTGATGGTATAAGTCAAAAAGTATTGAATCAACAGTTGAGGAGTTTAGAAGCTGATGGTTTAATAGAAAAGGTGGTTTATCCAGAAGTACCTCCAAGAGTAGAATATTACCTTTCTGAAAAAGGAAAGGAGCTGTATCCAGCTTTAAAGATGATTGAAAGTTGGACAACAAAGCACTATGATTTATATTGTAAAGATGAAGAGTAA